From the genome of Triticum aestivum cultivar Chinese Spring chromosome 1A, IWGSC CS RefSeq v2.1, whole genome shotgun sequence:
GGGAGCTAGTGGATCAATGGAATGCACCAGAAGGATTTTCAGTCAATGTTGCATCAGCTAATGCCAGTCAGGTGGGTATCTTCATGGGACCCCTCCTTTCTCTTTGGGCATATTGCCAATGATGACCAGCTTATTAGACATGTCTGTGACAGAATATACAACTTGGGGTATTCATGTTTTAATTCTTCGTCAATACACATAGTCATAGTCAACAAATAGAAATTGACCAAACTACACTGAGAAGTGTTCTTTTTAGTGAAAAGGAGAGGTTTAGAGACATGAATCATAAGCAAGAGAAGGGAGGGGAACTAATCACTCATCAGAGGGTTTACTGTTGATATACCGATCCACTTTCATCACTGCTGCTCCTTGTGTGTATGCATTTCAGTTCTTTCttcattttgtattgttaattaattaataacTTTGTTTCTTGACTACCAAAGTCAAAATCTTTGTATTATTTCATTTTACCTATGAAACAATGCCTGAAGTGTCATTTAGGCCTCTTGTGGCTGGACCTGCGGAACACTTGTTCATTATTAGGTAGATATATGCTAGCATGCTCTGCTTCACAATGCTAAATACATGATTTGAATTCACATTTATATTAGCTTTCTGCTGTAACTTTAAATAACACATTTTGTGTTTGCAGGTCCTGTTGGCGACCGGTGGTGGCCATCTTGTTTACCTAGAGATTAGGGATGCTAAGCTGGTTGAAGTGAAACATGCACAGCTAGAACATGAGATTTCTTGTGTTGATTTGAACCCAGTAGGGGAGAATCCACAGTATAGCTCTCTGGCTGCTATTGGGATGTGGACTGATATAAGTGTCAGCATATTTTCACTTCCTGACCTTGAATTAATCAGGAAGGAAAATTTAGGTGGAGAAATTGTTCCTCGGTCAGTTCTGATGTGTACCTTGGAAGGGGTATGTTGTTGACCTCATGTTTCATCATAAAAATATAAAGCTAatttaaggggctgtttggttctaggcctagtattgccacactttgccacatatttttgccaaccttgcctaagcttagttcatcaaaatgagagccacaagttggcaagcctaagggaatcttgccacactttttgtgtgtatgccatgtggggctcaagtgtggcttgcctaaggtgtggcttgaaccaaacactcatctaagttagtcaaacttgcctaaccttaggtgtggcaacctttggcaaagttagtcacaaaccaaacagcccctaagttACAAATGTTGTTGACGGTTAATTTTCTTTTTCAGATTTCATATTTGCTTTGTGCTCTTGGAGATGGTCACCTTTTCAGTTTTCTACTGAATGCAAGCACAGGTGAACTAACCGATAGAAAGAAGGTTTCTCTTGGTACCCAGCCAATTAGCCTTCGTACATTCTCATCAAAGGGCACAACCCATGTGTTTGCTTCGTCTGATAGACCAACTGTTATCTACAGTAGCAATAAAAAGCTGCTGTACAGCAATGTCAATCTGAAAGAAGTTAATCATATGTGTCCTTTCAATACGGCTGCTTTTCCTGACAggtatctctctttctctctgagaatggctgtttttttttgtttggtaCTTCCATATTTAGCTCTTAATGCTTGTATGCCAGCAGAATCAATATATTTGAATCAACCTTTGATTACAATGATGAAACCTGACATATTCTGTGCTGAAAACAATAGTGCTAATAATTCTCTTTTCATTTTCTCATACGATATGTTCTTCTTTCGACTTGTTTACGCCATCTCCATTTGTTCTTGATGCATAGAAGCCAATGTTATGATTATCATTTGACACTTAAGTTTCTTATATGTTACAATAACAACAAAGCCTTtaatcccaaacaagttggggtaggtttAGTTTCTTAGATATTACACTGTACAAAATTATATGGTGTAAAACAAATGGCTGCTAATTCTAACCTGTTCTACTTGATGCTATGGGCTTTTCACATGTTCCTTGTGTTCCATTCCATGAATTTCTTGGCAGCAGTTACTTTGAAACAATATGATGATTGTCTTAAACCCGCTGTTAAGTTGGTTTCTTTTGTGTATATCATTCACAGCCTTGCAATTGCTAAAGAAGGTGAACTTTCAATTGGAACTATTGATGATATCCAGAAGCTTCATATCCGCACGATTCCGTTGAATGAACAAGCACGGCGCATTTGCCATCAGGAACAGTCCAGGACACTGGCGTTCTGCAGTTTTAAGTATACCCAGAATAGCATGGAGGAGAGCGAGGCGCATTTCATTCGTCTGATGGATCATCAAACATTTGAGTTTCTGTCCACACATCCTCTTGATCAATACGAATGTGGTTGCTCCATGATTAGCTGCTCATTCTCTGATGATAATAACTTCTATTACTGTGTGGGAACAGCATATGTTCTACCTGAGGAGAATGAACCGACAAAGGTAATAACTAGAAGGGCTTGGCGTTACTTTGTTGGTTACGTGTTCAATTTACTACCTCTTGTAGCTTCTGTGGTAATATCTTCATTGATTTTCCCTGCACATAGTGCTTACGTGACTGCATCTTGGTGTAGGGCCGGATCCTTGTATTTGCAGTTGAAGATGGAAGGTTGCAATTAATTGTAGAGAAAGAAACAAAAGGAGCTGTCTATTCCCTAAATGCATTCAATGGGAAATTGTTGGCAGCTATCAACCAGAAGATTCAGTTATACAAGTGGATGACGCGGGAGGATGGTTCCCATGAGTTGCAGTCTGAATGTGGCCATCATGGGCACATTCTCGCCCTGTATACCCAAACCCGTGGTGATTTCATCGTAGTCGGAGACCTGATGAAATCGATATCCTTGCTTGTGTACAAGGTAAGCATTGGCTGTTTGACATCTACTGCTCATAACACTGGTTCCAATTTGTATATCAGTCTCTTCATCAGGCCAATGACCAGTGTCTCATTTTCTTGAGCAGCATGAGGAGAGTGCGATTGAAGAGCTCGCTAGGGACTACAATGCGAACTGGATGACTGCAGTTGAGATGATTGACGATGACATCTATGTTGGTGCAGAGAACAGCTACAACCTTTTCACTGTGCGCAAGAACAGCGACGCGGCCACAGACGAGGAGAGGGGCAGGCTGGAGGTAGTCGGGGAGTACCACCTCGGAGAGTTTGTGAACAGGTTCCGGCATGGCTCGCTGGTGATGCGCCTCCCCGACTCTGAGATGGGCCAGATCCCCACGGTCATCTTTGGCACCATCAACGGGGTCATTGGCATCATCGCCTCCCTGCCCCACGACCACTATGTGTTCCTGGAGAAGCTCCAGACAACcctggtcaagttcatcaagggtgtGGGCAGCCTGAGCCACGAGCAGTGGCGGTCGTTCCACAACGACAAGAAGACGTCGGAGGCTCGCAACTTCTTGGACGGCGACCTGATCGAGTCGTTCCTCGACCTCAACAGGTCCAAGATGGAGGAGGTGGCCAAGGCCATGGCAGTCCCTGTTGAGGAGCTGTCCAAGCGGGTAGAGGAGCTGATGAGACTGCACTAGGTGGTAGCGCCGGGCCATGTATATCCTGTTTTATTTGTTCGTTTTCGCTGTGTTGTAAACCGTTGGCTGCTCGAGAATGATCCTCTGCAAGTGTTTGTAGCAACATCCCTTCTCTGTGATAAGATTGTAACTTTATCTGTGCTGATGTAGAACTTTAGTGGTGAATCTCTCTTGTTGAAATGGTATCAAGAAAGTTTGGCACAATTACTAGGTGAACGTAGACGGTGATAACCATCTGGAAATGCAAAGCTTTGGACTTGAGGTTTCTGATTAAGATACTGACACAACAGCACAGGACATTTTGTCTCACTGATCACAAATATAAATACGGAGAGCACTGATAATATTTTTTGACAATGCATATATAATCTCCATACACCAGTGAATAAAATTGGCAATGCATATCTTCATACCACGTCACACAACCAACCCAGTGAATGAATAAAAAGTACCTAAACTTGATGGCAAATCAGCCACTCAAAGATGTAGATGGTGCCATGGCATGCAATTCTTTCGCTTCTCTCACGAGGGACACTAGGGTACGCCTGCCAAGCTTTGATCCGGTTTCGGAGCTGCTGGCGGAAGAGCAAACAATGGAGTAGTCGAGATCTAGCATCTTCTTGGAAGCACTAGATAGTACCTCTATCAAGCTCCCAAAGTTGTCTTCTTTGAAGAACCCGCCACTCTAGTATTTCAGCATTGAAATGACCATATTACCGGCCGCCTTGCACACTGACAGGTTTTCGACGGTGGGGCCACTTCTTTTCACTACCATGTCCCTCAGATTATTTAGAAAGCTAGATGCATCCAGCTGAGGACGCAAATCAATGACCGACGACGTGTTGTAGACCGTCCCGCAAAGGCATAACAATGATGAAAGCAAGTTCGGTGACATAGTTGAGAGTGTGTTTACTTGGAATCCCTGGGCATCCTTGTTCGGCTCATTGTTTTCTTGTGTGCCATCACATTGGCTCTCTATGTCTTCTCCATTATGTGTTCCGTCTCCACAACAAAGTATTTTTCCAATCACCTGCGACGAGAATAAACTAACACTCTTAATTAGACTAAAACAGGCCCTAAATCAAGTGTGTTTGAAGTAATTAACTAATAAAAGAAAGGCTATTCATCATTTGATGACAAGGAC
Proteins encoded in this window:
- the LOC123070718 gene encoding DNA damage-binding protein 1, coding for MSTWNYVVTAHKPTSVSHSCVGNFTGPHQLNLIVAKCTRIEIHLLTPQGLQPMLDVPIYGRIATIELFRPHNEAQDFLFIATERYKFCVLQWDAEKSELLTRSMGDVSDRIGRPTDNGQIGIIDPDCRLIGLHLYDGLFKVIPFDNKGQLKEAFNIRLEELQVLDIKFLYGCLRPTIVVLYQDNKDARHVKTYEVALKEKDFVEGPWSQNNLDNGAGLLIPVPAPLGGVIIIGEETIVYCNANSTFKAIPIKQSITRAYGRVDPDGSRYLLGDNSGILHLLVLTQERERVTGLKIEHLGETSVASSISYLDNGVVYVGSRFGDSQLVKLNLQPDATGSFVEILERYVNLGPIVDFCVVDLDRQGQGQVVTCSGAFKDGSIRVVRNGIGINEQASVELQGIKGLWSLKSSFSDLYDMYLVVSFISETRFLAMNMEDELEEIEIEGFDAQIQTLFCQNAINDMLIQVTANSVRLVSCTSRELVDQWNAPEGFSVNVASANASQVLLATGGGHLVYLEIRDAKLVEVKHAQLEHEISCVDLNPVGENPQYSSLAAIGMWTDISVSIFSLPDLELIRKENLGGEIVPRSVLMCTLEGISYLLCALGDGHLFSFLLNASTGELTDRKKVSLGTQPISLRTFSSKGTTHVFASSDRPTVIYSSNKKLLYSNVNLKEVNHMCPFNTAAFPDSLAIAKEGELSIGTIDDIQKLHIRTIPLNEQARRICHQEQSRTLAFCSFKYTQNSMEESEAHFIRLMDHQTFEFLSTHPLDQYECGCSMISCSFSDDNNFYYCVGTAYVLPEENEPTKGRILVFAVEDGRLQLIVEKETKGAVYSLNAFNGKLLAAINQKIQLYKWMTREDGSHELQSECGHHGHILALYTQTRGDFIVVGDLMKSISLLVYKHEESAIEELARDYNANWMTAVEMIDDDIYVGAENSYNLFTVRKNSDAATDEERGRLEVVGEYHLGEFVNRFRHGSLVMRLPDSEMGQIPTVIFGTINGVIGIIASLPHDHYVFLEKLQTTLVKFIKGVGSLSHEQWRSFHNDKKTSEARNFLDGDLIESFLDLNRSKMEEVAKAMAVPVEELSKRVEELMRLH